The Nanoarchaeota archaeon genome contains a region encoding:
- a CDS encoding 30S ribosomal protein S8e — protein MVIVQQNSKRKPTGGMHSTMKKMRKHEMGGDAIKTTIGVNKLKKARTKGGNIKLKLRATEFANLIDQIAKTTKKVKITDVLENHANPHFVRQKVITCGAIIQTESGKARVTSRPGQDGIVNAVKVE, from the coding sequence ATGGTCATAGTACAGCAAAACTCCAAAAGAAAACCAACCGGCGGAATGCATTCCACCATGAAAAAGATGCGCAAGCATGAAATGGGCGGCGATGCAATAAAAACTACTATTGGTGTAAACAAATTGAAAAAGGCGCGAACAAAAGGCGGAAACATCAAGCTTAAGCTTCGCGCAACTGAATTCGCAAATTTAATCGATCAAATTGCAAAAACAACAAAGAAAGTGAAAATAACTGATGTTCTTGAAAACCACGCAAACCCGCACTTTGTCAGGCAAAAAGTCATAACATGCGGCGCAATAATACAAACAGAATCCGGAAAGGCGCGCGTAACATCAAGGCCGGGACAGGATGGAATTGTTAATGCGGTAAAGGTGGAATAA
- a CDS encoding small nuclear ribonucleoprotein (Enables 3` processing of polyadenylated mRNAs and tRNA precursors), protein MSNRPLDLLDNAKGKRVIVKLKNNRQISGILRALDIHLNMWIDDAEVAEEDKTTKYGKVLVRGDSIIFASPTE, encoded by the coding sequence ATGAGCAATAGACCACTTGACCTGCTTGACAATGCAAAAGGAAAACGTGTGATAGTGAAGCTTAAAAACAACCGCCAGATTTCGGGCATTTTAAGAGCACTTGATATTCATTTGAATATGTGGATTGACGATGCAGAAGTTGCGGAAGAAGACAAAACTACTAAATACGGCAAGGTTTTGGTCCGTGGAGATAGCATAATTTTTGCAAGCCCTACGGAGTGA
- a CDS encoding proteasome assembly chaperone family protein, with amino-acid sequence MSGKATEVIFTEKVPALKNPILIEGLPGIGYIGRNAVGYLLDELKAVKFAEIHSHHFPFVVLLDPKKNGVITPIKNEFYYVKGKGRDIVILIGDAQSITPEGHYQIVDTILDVCVKLGVKEMITLGGFATGVLSEQKPRVLGAGIDLKIMDSFEKLGVVFKNTNIGQIIGASGLLISLGNQRGIEGVCLMGETSGMLLSDPKSTESVLEIITKYLGIKIDMTKLDAKIKEIEKIIEKIESLQGKIASTSGASPSKKKEELGYIG; translated from the coding sequence ATGAGTGGAAAAGCGACTGAAGTCATTTTTACTGAAAAAGTGCCTGCCTTGAAAAATCCCATACTTATCGAAGGGCTTCCAGGTATCGGATATATTGGAAGAAATGCCGTCGGCTATCTTCTTGATGAGCTTAAGGCAGTGAAATTCGCGGAAATTCATTCGCATCATTTTCCTTTTGTAGTGCTTCTTGATCCGAAAAAAAATGGGGTTATAACACCGATTAAAAACGAATTTTATTACGTTAAGGGAAAAGGGCGCGATATAGTCATTCTCATCGGAGATGCACAAAGCATAACTCCTGAAGGCCATTATCAGATTGTTGACACAATCCTTGATGTATGCGTAAAGCTTGGCGTAAAGGAAATGATAACACTTGGCGGATTTGCTACCGGAGTTTTATCCGAACAGAAGCCGCGCGTTTTAGGAGCGGGAATAGACTTAAAGATAATGGATTCTTTTGAGAAGCTTGGCGTGGTTTTTAAGAACACCAATATTGGCCAGATTATAGGGGCGTCAGGTCTTTTGATAAGCCTCGGAAACCAGCGCGGCATAGAAGGCGTTTGCCTTATGGGTGAAACGTCAGGAATGCTTCTTTCAGATCCAAAATCAACTGAGTCTGTCCTTGAAATCATCACAAAATACCTCGGCATAAAAATTGACATGACTAAGCTTGATGCAAAGATAAAAGAAATCGAAAAAATTATCGAGAAAATCGAGAGTTTGCAGGGGAAAATTGCGTCGACATCTGGCGCTTCGCCTTCGAAAAAGAAGGAAGAGCTTGGATATATCGGGTAA